The following proteins are co-located in the Solea senegalensis isolate Sse05_10M linkage group LG12, IFAPA_SoseM_1, whole genome shotgun sequence genome:
- the neurl1b gene encoding E3 ubiquitin-protein ligase NEURL1B isoform X2: protein MGNTTPKPLIDATLQPRPVASRQYYTMPHNGAGVERRTSAPPVSINMESPRFHPHAKGKNIRLDGQLRRATRKNSFCNGITFSHRPVHLYEKVRLRLTGVHTGWSGALRFGFTSLDPSELVSTDIPKYACPDLVTRPGYWAKALPERLALKDNVLSFWADRHGRVFYSINDGEPILFHCGLSIGCPLWAIIDIYGITQEVTLLESTFAESVGSSCLSAARLSAYLPQSNHDSANYSNNQLENNQTAAAKMANLQLNNYTQLIPCCSSTSSSSTPSSSATTGFNVPRMARGLPSPLDNDLHFHPIRGTDVILSADRSAACIHFLDSSRTLVFSDRPLHVGETLYVEVGHLGLPYFGALLFGLTSCDPATLHAGDLPADPEVLLDRKEYWVVHRDFPMPCSGDVLSFSLLPSGEVHHGVNGVGRGRLLCVDSSQVLWAFFTLHGAVNRLRILGTLQSSPPPTSPSTSSQSSSPDDSDSDLAFSVNRSSSASESSLVTAPSSPLSPPTSPSLSASELPSAGKNGECTICFDQEVDTVIYTCGHMCLCNDCGLKLKRQISACCPICRRPIKDVIKTYRP from the exons ATGGGGAATACGACACCTAAACCCTTAATAG ATGCAACTCTGCAACCCCGCCCAGTGGCCAGCCGGCAGTACTACACCATGCCTCACAATGGGGCCGGTGTGGAGAGGAGAACGTCTGCTCCTCCGGTCAGCATCAACATGGAGTCACCGCGCTTCCACCCCCACGCCAAAGGCAAGAACATCAGGCTGGACGGGCAGCTTCGCCGAGCCACGCGCAAAAACAGCTTCTGCAATGGCATCACATTCAGCCACCGGCCTGTCCACCTCTATGAGAAG GTGCGTCTTCGTCTGACTGGTGTGCACACGGGCTGGAGCGGAGCGCTGCGCTTTGGCTTCACCAGTCTGGACCCCAGTGAACTGGTTTCCACCGACATCCCCAAGTACGCGTGCCCGGACCTGGTGACGCGCCCCGGCTACTGGGCCAAAGCTCTGCCCGAGAGGCTGGCCTTGAAGGACAACGTGCTGTCATTCTGGGCCGATCGCCACGGAAGAGTCTTCTACAGCATCAATGACGGAGAGCCCATCCTCTTCCACTGTGGGCTCAGCATTGGCTGCCCACTCTGGGCCATCATAGATATCTATGGCATCACTCAGGAGGTCACGCTGCTCG AAAGCACGTTTGCTGAGAGCGTAGGCTCCAGCTGCCTGAGTGCGGCCCGCCTGAGTGCCTACCTGCCCCAGAGTAACCACGACTCGGCCAATTACAGCAACAATCAGCTGGAGAACAACCAGACCGCTGCTGCCAAGATGGCCAACCTCCAGCTCAATAACTACACTCAGCTCAtcccctgctgctcctccacctcttcGTCTTCCACACCGTCTTCGTCTGCTACCACTGGATTCAACGTCCCGAGGATGGCGCGTGGCCTCCCGTCCCCGCTGGACAATGACTTGCACTTTCACCCAATCCGTGGCACTGATGTAATACTCTCTGCTGACCGCTCAGCTGCCTGCATCCACTTTCTGGACAGCAGCCGGACTCTGGTGTTCAGTGACCGGCCTCTGCATGTGGGTGAGACTTTGTACGTAGAGGTTGGCCACCTGGGCCTGCCCTACTTTGGAGCACTGCTGTTTGGTTTAACATCCTGTGATCCAGCAACTCTACACGCCGGGGACCTGCCGGCAGACCCGGAGGTTCTCTTGGACCGTAAAGAGTACTGGGTGGTGCACCGGGACTTTCCTATGCCTTGCTCTGGAGACGTGCTCAGCTTTAGTCTGTTGCCCAGTGGGGAGGTGCACCACGGTGTTAACGGAGTGGGACGTGGCAGGTTGCTCTGTGTGGACTCCTCTCAAGTCCTGTGGGCCTTTTTCACCCTGCATGGGGCTGTCAACAGACTCAGGATACTGG GAACTCTACAGTCCAGTCCTCCCCCAACGTCCCCCAGCACAAGTTCTCAGAGCAGCAGTCCAGATGACAGTGACTCAGACCTGGCGTTCAGTGTCAACCGGTCCTCTTCTGCCTCTGAATCCTCTCTGG TAACTGCTCCCAGTTCTCCCCTCAGTCCTCCCACCTCTCCCAGTCTCTCTGCCTCAGAGCTGCCCTCTGCTGGGAAAAACGGGGAGTGCACCATTTGCTTCGACCAGGAGGTGGATACCGTCATCTACACCTGTGGACACATGTGCCTGTGCAACGACTGCGGGCTGAAGCTGAAGAGACAGATCAGCGCCTGCTGTCCGATATGCAGGAGGCCCATCAAAGACGTCATCAAGACGTACCGGCCGTGA
- the neurl1b gene encoding E3 ubiquitin-protein ligase NEURL1B isoform X1 encodes MGNNQSSNMCSPFSLYGLPVSTKEKKYHHNREDATLQPRPVASRQYYTMPHNGAGVERRTSAPPVSINMESPRFHPHAKGKNIRLDGQLRRATRKNSFCNGITFSHRPVHLYEKVRLRLTGVHTGWSGALRFGFTSLDPSELVSTDIPKYACPDLVTRPGYWAKALPERLALKDNVLSFWADRHGRVFYSINDGEPILFHCGLSIGCPLWAIIDIYGITQEVTLLESTFAESVGSSCLSAARLSAYLPQSNHDSANYSNNQLENNQTAAAKMANLQLNNYTQLIPCCSSTSSSSTPSSSATTGFNVPRMARGLPSPLDNDLHFHPIRGTDVILSADRSAACIHFLDSSRTLVFSDRPLHVGETLYVEVGHLGLPYFGALLFGLTSCDPATLHAGDLPADPEVLLDRKEYWVVHRDFPMPCSGDVLSFSLLPSGEVHHGVNGVGRGRLLCVDSSQVLWAFFTLHGAVNRLRILGTLQSSPPPTSPSTSSQSSSPDDSDSDLAFSVNRSSSASESSLVTAPSSPLSPPTSPSLSASELPSAGKNGECTICFDQEVDTVIYTCGHMCLCNDCGLKLKRQISACCPICRRPIKDVIKTYRP; translated from the exons ATGCAACTCTGCAACCCCGCCCAGTGGCCAGCCGGCAGTACTACACCATGCCTCACAATGGGGCCGGTGTGGAGAGGAGAACGTCTGCTCCTCCGGTCAGCATCAACATGGAGTCACCGCGCTTCCACCCCCACGCCAAAGGCAAGAACATCAGGCTGGACGGGCAGCTTCGCCGAGCCACGCGCAAAAACAGCTTCTGCAATGGCATCACATTCAGCCACCGGCCTGTCCACCTCTATGAGAAG GTGCGTCTTCGTCTGACTGGTGTGCACACGGGCTGGAGCGGAGCGCTGCGCTTTGGCTTCACCAGTCTGGACCCCAGTGAACTGGTTTCCACCGACATCCCCAAGTACGCGTGCCCGGACCTGGTGACGCGCCCCGGCTACTGGGCCAAAGCTCTGCCCGAGAGGCTGGCCTTGAAGGACAACGTGCTGTCATTCTGGGCCGATCGCCACGGAAGAGTCTTCTACAGCATCAATGACGGAGAGCCCATCCTCTTCCACTGTGGGCTCAGCATTGGCTGCCCACTCTGGGCCATCATAGATATCTATGGCATCACTCAGGAGGTCACGCTGCTCG AAAGCACGTTTGCTGAGAGCGTAGGCTCCAGCTGCCTGAGTGCGGCCCGCCTGAGTGCCTACCTGCCCCAGAGTAACCACGACTCGGCCAATTACAGCAACAATCAGCTGGAGAACAACCAGACCGCTGCTGCCAAGATGGCCAACCTCCAGCTCAATAACTACACTCAGCTCAtcccctgctgctcctccacctcttcGTCTTCCACACCGTCTTCGTCTGCTACCACTGGATTCAACGTCCCGAGGATGGCGCGTGGCCTCCCGTCCCCGCTGGACAATGACTTGCACTTTCACCCAATCCGTGGCACTGATGTAATACTCTCTGCTGACCGCTCAGCTGCCTGCATCCACTTTCTGGACAGCAGCCGGACTCTGGTGTTCAGTGACCGGCCTCTGCATGTGGGTGAGACTTTGTACGTAGAGGTTGGCCACCTGGGCCTGCCCTACTTTGGAGCACTGCTGTTTGGTTTAACATCCTGTGATCCAGCAACTCTACACGCCGGGGACCTGCCGGCAGACCCGGAGGTTCTCTTGGACCGTAAAGAGTACTGGGTGGTGCACCGGGACTTTCCTATGCCTTGCTCTGGAGACGTGCTCAGCTTTAGTCTGTTGCCCAGTGGGGAGGTGCACCACGGTGTTAACGGAGTGGGACGTGGCAGGTTGCTCTGTGTGGACTCCTCTCAAGTCCTGTGGGCCTTTTTCACCCTGCATGGGGCTGTCAACAGACTCAGGATACTGG GAACTCTACAGTCCAGTCCTCCCCCAACGTCCCCCAGCACAAGTTCTCAGAGCAGCAGTCCAGATGACAGTGACTCAGACCTGGCGTTCAGTGTCAACCGGTCCTCTTCTGCCTCTGAATCCTCTCTGG TAACTGCTCCCAGTTCTCCCCTCAGTCCTCCCACCTCTCCCAGTCTCTCTGCCTCAGAGCTGCCCTCTGCTGGGAAAAACGGGGAGTGCACCATTTGCTTCGACCAGGAGGTGGATACCGTCATCTACACCTGTGGACACATGTGCCTGTGCAACGACTGCGGGCTGAAGCTGAAGAGACAGATCAGCGCCTGCTGTCCGATATGCAGGAGGCCCATCAAAGACGTCATCAAGACGTACCGGCCGTGA